Sequence from the Nocardia brasiliensis genome:
CCTGCCGCAGCGCCGGGTCGGCGATCAGGCACACGGTCAGCTCCGGCGCCAAGGCCGAGACCAACTCCCGGTAGGCCTGAATGTCGCCGCCGACCGGATGCACCAGGCACACGATGTCGCGGCCGCTGCCCGCCTGCCATATGTCGAGCACAACATCCTCCGGCCCGGCTGTTCCGGCCGATTCGACCAGCCTGCAGACGATCTCGTCGAGGCTGACCCGATGGCTGAATCGGGCCAGCTCGAGTTCGACACCGAAATGCTGCTTGATCGTGTCCAGCAGGTCGAGCATGGTCAGCGAGTCGGCGCCCAGGTCGTACAGCGAGGCGAGCCGATCGAGTTCGTCCAGCCCGAGCACGTCGCAGAGTTCGGCACGCAGCACCGCCTCCGCCGACTCGATCCCCACCGCGCCCGCCACCGCTGTCTCGCCGGTGGGCGCGGCGTAGAACGCGCGGGCCTCGTCCAGCTCGGTGGTGCAGACCAGCAGCTGCGGCAATCGCGCGCCGAGGGCGCGCGCGAACACCCGCTGCCCCTCCACGACACTGAGGCCGACGCCAAGACCGGGCTCCCCGGTGCCCGAATAGGATTCGTCGTCGCCGATCAGCCGGTGACGGCCGACGGGCAGGCCGCGGGCATATTCGCCCCCGGCGTGGTCGCGACGGTGCGCGACGAAGCAGGCAACGCGCTGACCGACGGTACCGATGGCAGGCTGCACATCGCGGGCCCCACCGTGGCCATGGGCTATCTGAATCGCCCTGACGCGCAACGGAACACCTTCGCCGACGGCGGCGTCTACACCGGCGACATCGCGCGCGTGGCCGACGGCACGGTGCACTATCTCGCGCGCGCCGACGACATGCTCAATCTCGGCGGCCACAAGGTCGCACCGGGCGAGATCGAGCGCGTCATCCAGGGTGTCGCCGGGGTGATCGACTGCGCCGTGGTCTCCGGCCGCAACGCGGACGGGCTGGACGACGCCATCGCCTACATCGTCGCCACCGGATCGGACCCCGCCATCGTCCGCCGTGCCGTCCTTGCCGCCCTGCGCACCGACCTGGCACCGTTCAAGCGCCCCAGCAGAATCGAGCTGGTCGATGCCCTCCCGACCACGTCGACCGGCAAGCTCGCGCGCTTCCAACTCCGCACGGCCGGCGCACGCTGAGCACGGGACGCCCGCCGAACTCGGCGCGCGGCCCGTGTCACGGAACGGTGCCGGGCAAGCGGGCCCGGCACACCTCTGCGTGATCGGTTCGTCAGGACGGGTCGGTGCACGTGGCGATGTAGCCGTCAAGTCTGATGAGGATGCGGGTGCCGGGGCGGGCGTGATAGCAGAACACGGCCGGACCGAAATCGCCTGGCCAGGGTCAGGCCGGTGGGTCCGGCACCGCTGATGAGGGTGTGGGTAGACAGGGGCACTGCTCTCCAGGAAGGAGTCAGCCGGGCCAACGAGGCCGGTCTCGCAGGCGCCGTTGAGCTGGTGCAGTCGCCCGACGGCCATCGCTGAGCGACACCCCCGCTACCACTGCGCCGTGCAACGTTCCGGGAGCAGTCCCTCCGCACAGCGCAGATGGTCGGCCACCTCGATCAGGATGTCGATCGAGTCCGGTGACAGCGTCGTGCACAGCCGGACGAGGCGGTCCATGGCCGGGTTGGTCAAGCCCTCGCCGAGCACGCCGTCCGGTGCGACCGCGATGTCCGGCAGTGCGACCGGAGCGGTCAGGTCTCCCGCCCGCACCCCGAAGTAGTCGGCCAACACCGAAAGCAGCGCGTCGGACGGATTGGTCCTGATGCCGTTGCGCAGCTGCGAAAGGTACGGCACCGACACGGGGTACCCGCGTTGCCGCAGCGCCTGTGCGAGCGCCCGGTTCGTCAATTGCCTGCCGTTGGCCCGGTGCCACCGGTCGAACAGCTGATTCAGCTGCACGGCAACGGGGTTGGGTGCAGCGACTGCCACTTTGCCTCGGGTGTCTCCCATAGCGCGTCCTTCGTCTACTGAGCCAATCCACCGAATTGGGCGCGGAGTTCGCGTTTGACGATCTTTCCGCTCGGATTCTTGGGCAGCGCGTCCACGAACACGACGTACTTCGGCCGTTTGTACGGCGCCAGCACCGCCTTCGCGTGGTCGAGGACCGCGTCCACAGTGACCGCACGATCGTCTCTGGCGACGATCACCGCGGTCACCGCCTCGATCCAATGCGGATGCGGGATACCGAACACCGCGACCTCGGCGACGCCGTCGACCCCGTACAGCGCCTCCTCGACCTCACGGGAAGCGACGTTCTCGCCCCCGGTCTTGATCATGTCCTTCTTGCGGTCGACGACGCTCAGGTATCCGTCCGGGCTCAGCACGCCCAGATCACCCGAATGGAACCAGCCGCCCCGGAACGCCTCGGCGGTCTTGTCCGCGTCGTTGTAATAGCCCGCCGTGACGTGCGGGCTGCGGTGCACGATCTCGCCGACCACGCCCGCGGGCACCGGTTCGCCGTCGTCGTCCACCACCGCGGTCTCGACATTGATCGCCGGCCTGCCCGCGCTGCCCGCATGGTCGACCTGCTCGTCCGGCCGCAGGATGGTGGCCATCGGTGCGAGTTCGGTCTGCCCGTAGAAGTTCCACAACCGCACGCCGGGCAGGCGGCGCCGCATCTCGTGCAACACCTCCACCGGCATCGGCGAGGCACCGTAATACCCTTTGCGCAGGCTCGACAGATCCGTGGTGTCGAACTCGGGACAGCGCAGCAGCGAGATCCACACCGTGGGCGGCGCGAACAACTTGGTGATGCGATGGCTCTCGATGGTCGCCAGCAACACCCGCGGGTTTGGCTGGGGCAGGATGACGCTGGTCGCCCCGAGATAGACGTCCACCGCGAAGAAGCAGTCCAGCTGCGCGCAGTGATACATCGGCAGGGCGTGCACCTCCACGTCGTCGGCGCTCATCTCACCGTCCACCGCACAGCTGACATACTGGCTGATCAGCGAGCGGCTGGTGTGAATGACGCCCTTCGGGCTCGACTCGGTGCCCGAGGTGTACATCAGCCGGATCGGATCGTCGTCGGCGATCGGGATGTCGATCGGGGCCGCGGACTCGCTCAGGCACCATCGGCCCACGTCCGACCACCCCGCGGCCGGCTCCCCGCCGATCTGGCCGAGCACGGCGATCGACAGCCCGGCCCGCGTTATCGCCTCGGCCGCGGTCGGCACCAGCGCGTCTTCGGCGACCAATCCCGAAGCTCGCGAGTCGGTCAGGATGTAGGCGACTTCCCGGCTCGTCAGCATGAAGTTGATCGGCACCAGCACCACGCCCAATCGGGCCGTCGCGAAGGTGAGCACCGCGAATTCCCACCGGTTGTGGCTCAGCAGGGCCAGCCGATCACCCTTCGCGATGCCGCGTTCGTCGAGCGCGTGCGCCGCCCGGTTCACCGCCGCGTCGAACTCGGCATAGGTGAAGCGCCGGTCCCCGTCGACGACGGCGAGCTTGCCCGGATACCGGCGCGCGGTGCGATGCAACAGGTCGCCGACGCCGTGCCGCCGCGCACGGGCGAGGTCGGTCGCTGTCGTGTCCGCCGCTGCGGCCGATGCTTCAGAGCGCAACGTTCACCGCTTTGGTCTGCAGGTAGAGATCGAGCGCGCCGCCGAGTTCGCGTCCCCACCCCGACTGTTTGAACCCGCCGAACGGTAACGCGCTGTCGAAGGCGTTGTACTGGTTGACCCAGACCGAACCCGCCTTCAACGCTTTGGCGGTGCGGTGCGCCTTGGACAGGTCACGGGTGAAGACGCCGGCGGCCAGCCCGTAGATCGAATCGTTGGCCGCGGCGATCGGGCCGTCCTCGGCACTGAATCGCTGGGCCACCACGACCGGGCCGAAGATCTCCTCACGCACGATGCTCTGCTGCGGGTGCACGTCCACGAAGACCGTGGGTTCGACGTAGTAACCCGTGTCGCCCCAGCGCTTTCCGCCGGTCAACGCCCGCGC
This genomic interval carries:
- a CDS encoding acyl-CoA synthetase, translating into MRSEASAAAADTTATDLARARRHGVGDLLHRTARRYPGKLAVVDGDRRFTYAEFDAAVNRAAHALDERGIAKGDRLALLSHNRWEFAVLTFATARLGVVLVPINFMLTSREVAYILTDSRASGLVAEDALVPTAAEAITRAGLSIAVLGQIGGEPAAGWSDVGRWCLSESAAPIDIPIADDDPIRLMYTSGTESSPKGVIHTSRSLISQYVSCAVDGEMSADDVEVHALPMYHCAQLDCFFAVDVYLGATSVILPQPNPRVLLATIESHRITKLFAPPTVWISLLRCPEFDTTDLSSLRKGYYGASPMPVEVLHEMRRRLPGVRLWNFYGQTELAPMATILRPDEQVDHAGSAGRPAINVETAVVDDDGEPVPAGVVGEIVHRSPHVTAGYYNDADKTAEAFRGGWFHSGDLGVLSPDGYLSVVDRKKDMIKTGGENVASREVEEALYGVDGVAEVAVFGIPHPHWIEAVTAVIVARDDRAVTVDAVLDHAKAVLAPYKRPKYVVFVDALPKNPSGKIVKRELRAQFGGLAQ
- a CDS encoding helix-turn-helix domain-containing protein yields the protein MGDTRGKVAVAAPNPVAVQLNQLFDRWHRANGRQLTNRALAQALRQRGYPVSVPYLSQLRNGIRTNPSDALLSVLADYFGVRAGDLTAPVALPDIAVAPDGVLGEGLTNPAMDRLVRLCTTLSPDSIDILIEVADHLRCAEGLLPERCTAQW
- a CDS encoding class I adenylate-forming enzyme family protein, coding for MTADGQAAGIFAPGVVATVRDEAGNALTDGTDGRLHIAGPTVAMGYLNRPDAQRNTFADGGVYTGDIARVADGTVHYLARADDMLNLGGHKVAPGEIERVIQGVAGVIDCAVVSGRNADGLDDAIAYIVATGSDPAIVRRAVLAALRTDLAPFKRPSRIELVDALPTTSTGKLARFQLRTAGAR